Proteins from one Deltaproteobacteria bacterium genomic window:
- a CDS encoding NAD(P)-dependent glycerol-3-phosphate dehydrogenase gives MSVENPVRCAVLGAGSFGTCLAILLAEKGHQVDLWARDAQLVDAIEKARRNPRYLTDFTLPDAIRPTTSLSQALDDKELVISVVPSHAVREVWGKGRELVRPDALIVSASKGIEVGSGKLVSEILMETLPREMHDRLCFLSGPSFAKEIAERRPTAVSLAARNETYAIAAQTLISSPEFRCYTTGDVVGVELGGALKNVIAIAIGVADGLEAGLNSRAALITRGLAEITRLGVAMGANPVTFLGLSGVGDLVLTCTGDLSRNRRVGLEIGRGKTVDEVLGGLTQVAEGVRTARSAYELAQKLGVDMPITTGVYLLLFEGKNPVEAGIELRSRQLKSEYE, from the coding sequence ATGAGCGTCGAGAACCCGGTCCGCTGTGCAGTCCTCGGCGCGGGCAGCTTCGGCACCTGCCTTGCGATCCTGCTCGCCGAGAAAGGTCACCAGGTCGACCTCTGGGCGCGCGACGCCCAGCTGGTCGACGCGATCGAGAAGGCGCGGCGCAATCCGCGCTACCTGACCGACTTCACGTTGCCTGATGCGATTCGCCCCACTACGTCGCTGTCGCAGGCGCTCGACGACAAGGAGCTCGTGATCTCGGTCGTGCCGAGCCACGCGGTGCGCGAGGTCTGGGGAAAGGGGCGCGAGCTGGTCCGCCCCGACGCCCTGATCGTCTCCGCGTCGAAGGGAATCGAGGTCGGGTCGGGCAAGCTCGTCTCCGAGATCCTGATGGAGACGCTGCCGCGCGAGATGCACGACCGGCTCTGCTTCCTGTCCGGGCCGAGCTTCGCCAAGGAGATCGCCGAGCGTCGGCCGACCGCGGTTTCGCTGGCGGCGCGAAACGAGACCTACGCGATCGCGGCCCAGACTCTGATCTCGTCGCCGGAGTTCCGCTGCTACACGACCGGCGACGTGGTCGGCGTGGAGCTCGGCGGGGCGCTGAAGAACGTGATCGCGATCGCGATCGGCGTGGCCGACGGCCTGGAGGCCGGTCTGAACTCGCGCGCCGCGCTGATCACCCGCGGCCTGGCCGAGATCACCCGGCTCGGTGTGGCGATGGGCGCCAATCCGGTGACCTTTCTCGGTCTCTCTGGAGTCGGCGACTTGGTGCTCACCTGCACGGGGGATCTGTCGCGAAATCGCCGCGTCGGCCTGGAGATCGGGCGCGGCAAGACCGTCGACGAGGTCCTCGGCGGACTCACCCAGGTGGCCGAGGGCGTGCGCACCGCGCGCTCCGCCTACGAGCTGGCGCAGAAGCTCGGCGTCGACATGCCGATCACCACCGGGGTGTACCTGCTGCTCTTCGAGGGCAAGAACCCGGTCGAGGCGGGGATCGAGCTGCGCTCGCGCCAGCTGAAGAGCGAATACGAGTAG
- a CDS encoding PHP domain-containing protein, whose amino-acid sequence MSERFDFHTHTVASDGALSPTELVRRAAANRVTAFALTDHDTIEGIAEAQQEGLRLGVEVIAGIELSVNDRDGTRSLHVLGLGISPDDERLRARLDLARHGRQSRAARMVARLRAIGIGIEYARVDEIATGGSVGRPHVARALVELGVCADADEAFVKYLRRGRPGYEPNDALSADEAIDLVHGAGGVAVLAHPPLSGGVDRPGGIEAFVERLLPDGLDGLEIWHPGHRPGQIKRLRRLAREHQLLETGGSDFHGDERPAIEIGRGRAGGLHIGRPFYDALMARLETRRGARELNFPGAESNLGRPS is encoded by the coding sequence ATGAGCGAGCGCTTCGACTTCCATACTCATACCGTCGCGTCGGATGGAGCGCTCTCACCGACCGAGCTGGTGCGCCGTGCTGCCGCGAATCGCGTCACGGCCTTCGCGCTCACCGATCACGATACGATCGAAGGCATCGCCGAGGCGCAGCAGGAAGGGCTGCGGCTCGGCGTCGAAGTGATCGCCGGGATCGAGCTCTCCGTGAACGACCGCGACGGCACGCGCTCGCTGCACGTGCTCGGATTGGGGATCTCGCCCGACGACGAGCGACTGCGCGCACGGCTCGACCTGGCGCGTCATGGCCGGCAGAGCCGCGCGGCGCGAATGGTCGCCCGGCTGCGCGCGATCGGGATCGGAATCGAGTACGCGCGCGTGGACGAGATCGCCACCGGCGGCTCGGTCGGCCGGCCACACGTCGCACGCGCGCTGGTCGAGCTCGGAGTCTGCGCCGACGCGGACGAGGCGTTCGTGAAGTACCTGCGGCGCGGCCGTCCGGGCTACGAGCCGAACGACGCGCTCTCCGCGGACGAGGCGATCGATCTCGTGCACGGCGCGGGCGGAGTCGCGGTGCTCGCGCACCCGCCGCTCTCGGGCGGCGTGGATCGGCCGGGCGGGATCGAGGCCTTCGTCGAGCGCCTCCTCCCCGACGGTCTCGACGGTCTCGAGATCTGGCATCCGGGTCACCGGCCGGGTCAGATCAAGCGACTGCGCCGTCTCGCACGCGAGCATCAGCTGCTCGAGACCGGCGGCAGTGACTTCCACGGCGACGAGCGGCCCGCCATCGAGATAGGCCGGGGACGTGCCGGCGGCCTGCACATCGGCCGCCCCTTCTACGACGCCCTGATGGCTCGGCTCGAGACGAGGCGAGGCGCTCGCGAATTGAACTTCCCCGGAGCCGAGAGTAACCTCGGCCGCCCCTCATGA
- a CDS encoding aminotransferase class I/II-fold pyridoxal phosphate-dependent enzyme has product MSSERDKTGQSTRAVHAGERGPRPRVGDSITVPIVQSATYWFRDTQEVIAYQEGRHASFEYGRYGNPTTRALEEKLAGLEGGEDCVVSASGMNSVTTLLLALMPQNGHLVTTHDCYRRTRQFMQTLLPKMGIRTTVVDPSDLAGIERALDAGATLFFSESPTNPYLRVVDIPRVAELCRDRGAISVIDSTFATPVNQQALSFGADLVLHSATKYLGGHNDVLGGALVGRADLIRTIRDLHGVLGGVIDPHTSYLILRGVKTLALRVERANRNAEAISRFLEQHRRGERVHYPGLESHRDHAVAKRLMKGFGGVISFEVRGSLETASKFIDALRIPYIAPSLGGVESLVEQPTVVSYWDKTVEERAALGIRDNLVRYSCGVEDTDDLIRDIEQALDRA; this is encoded by the coding sequence ATGAGCAGTGAGCGCGACAAGACCGGGCAGTCCACGCGCGCGGTCCACGCGGGTGAGCGCGGTCCGCGGCCACGCGTCGGCGATTCGATCACGGTTCCGATCGTGCAGAGCGCGACCTACTGGTTCCGCGACACCCAGGAGGTGATCGCCTACCAGGAAGGCCGGCACGCGAGCTTCGAGTACGGGCGCTACGGCAATCCCACCACGCGCGCGCTCGAGGAGAAGCTGGCCGGGCTCGAGGGCGGCGAGGACTGCGTCGTCTCGGCGTCGGGGATGAACTCCGTCACGACGCTCCTGCTCGCGCTGATGCCGCAGAACGGCCACCTCGTGACGACCCACGACTGCTACCGGCGCACGCGTCAATTCATGCAGACGCTGCTGCCGAAGATGGGCATCCGCACCACCGTCGTGGACCCGTCCGACCTGGCCGGGATCGAGCGCGCGCTCGACGCGGGCGCCACGCTGTTCTTCTCCGAGTCCCCGACCAATCCCTACCTGCGCGTCGTCGACATCCCGCGCGTGGCCGAGCTGTGTCGCGATCGCGGCGCGATCAGCGTGATCGACTCCACGTTCGCCACGCCGGTGAACCAGCAGGCGCTCTCGTTCGGCGCGGATCTGGTGCTGCACTCCGCGACGAAGTACCTCGGCGGGCACAACGACGTGCTCGGGGGCGCGCTGGTCGGACGCGCCGATCTGATCCGGACCATCCGCGACCTGCACGGCGTGCTCGGCGGCGTGATCGACCCGCACACGTCCTATCTGATCCTGCGCGGCGTCAAGACGTTGGCGCTCCGCGTCGAGCGCGCGAACCGCAATGCGGAAGCCATCTCGCGCTTTCTCGAGCAGCACCGCCGGGGGGAGCGCGTCCACTACCCGGGCCTCGAGAGCCACCGCGACCACGCGGTCGCGAAGCGCCTGATGAAGGGCTTCGGCGGCGTGATCAGCTTCGAGGTGCGCGGGTCGCTGGAGACCGCGTCGAAGTTCATCGACGCGCTGCGCATTCCGTACATCGCGCCGAGCCTGGGCGGGGTCGAGTCGCTGGTCGAGCAGCCGACGGTGGTGTCGTACTGGGACAAGACGGTGGAGGAACGCGCCGCGCTCGGCATCCGCGACAACCTGGTTCGCTACTCCTGCGGAGTCGAAGACACCGACGACCTGATCCGCGACATCGAGCAGGCGCTCGACCGCGCTTAG
- a CDS encoding methylated-DNA--[protein]-cysteine S-methyltransferase, with the protein MGVKLATAVVETPIGALRLAVSEAGVARIGLPRSSGPGFAGWLRSSFADAERVPWLPLLDKLSQELIEYFGGRRREFEVPLDLHGTEFQLSVWREIAAIPYGEMRTYGGIADAAGRPRAVRAVGTATGNNPVPILVPCHRVIAAQGRLGGFSGGLDVKRRLLALERASTGVLL; encoded by the coding sequence ATGGGGGTGAAGCTCGCGACCGCGGTGGTCGAGACGCCGATCGGCGCTCTGCGTCTGGCGGTGTCGGAAGCCGGTGTCGCGCGGATCGGACTGCCGCGCTCGAGCGGTCCCGGCTTCGCCGGCTGGCTGCGCAGCTCCTTCGCGGATGCCGAGCGCGTGCCCTGGCTGCCGCTGCTCGACAAGCTCTCGCAGGAGCTGATCGAGTACTTCGGCGGACGCCGTCGCGAATTCGAAGTGCCGCTCGATCTGCACGGAACCGAATTCCAGCTCTCGGTCTGGCGCGAGATCGCGGCGATCCCGTACGGCGAGATGCGCACCTACGGAGGAATCGCCGACGCTGCCGGTCGGCCGCGCGCGGTCCGCGCCGTCGGTACCGCGACCGGGAACAATCCCGTGCCGATCCTCGTCCCGTGCCACCGCGTCATTGCCGCGCAGGGACGCCTCGGCGGATTCTCGGGCGGACTCGACGTGAAGCGTCGGCTGCTCGCGCTCGAGCGCGCCTCCACCGGCGTGCTGCTCTAG
- a CDS encoding ATP-dependent acyl-CoA ligase: MATVGVKREAGFLYYLDKQGDVSRVAMARGGGRQARNKPEKVAKAGVKREDGFLYFIDKKGDVCRTKMARRGGAGRRKKTARRAAPRRRSTARKTTARAKKSTRRGATARKKAGRTTRRRG, from the coding sequence GTGGCAACGGTCGGCGTGAAGCGTGAAGCCGGCTTTCTCTACTATCTCGACAAGCAGGGTGACGTTTCTCGCGTCGCCATGGCGCGCGGCGGTGGACGCCAGGCGCGCAACAAGCCCGAGAAAGTCGCAAAGGCCGGCGTGAAGCGAGAGGACGGCTTCCTCTACTTCATCGACAAGAAGGGCGATGTCTGCCGCACGAAGATGGCGCGGCGAGGCGGAGCCGGTCGCCGCAAGAAGACCGCGCGACGCGCGGCTCCCCGGCGACGGAGCACGGCGCGCAAGACGACGGCGCGCGCGAAGAAGTCGACCCGCCGCGGAGCGACGGCTCGCAAGAAGGCGGGTCGCACCACGCGCCGCCGCGGCTAG
- a CDS encoding phosphoribosylaminoimidazolesuccinocarboxamide synthase — protein sequence MGIDPVVLARQCKHTLGRTDFVGLGRRIEGKVRDCYVEAGRRTLVASDRISCFDVVVGTIPFKGQVLNQIAEFWFEKTASVAPNHVLSVPDPCVTVARECRPLPVEFVYRGYLTGVSSTSIWRAYEAGERLYCGHRLPDGLRKHQRLPEALLTPTTKAEHGEHDALTSREELIASGVISEAHYDEGARIAATLFAAGQAWAATRGLILVDTKYELGLDSDGRLVVIDEIHTPDSSRYWYADGYTEAFDRGEDPKSLDKEYVRRWLVEKGYRGEGPPPTLPDDVRCEAARRYIETFERITGREFVPSTDEPLARIRRNLRLA from the coding sequence ATGGGAATCGATCCGGTCGTTCTGGCCCGGCAGTGCAAGCACACCCTCGGCCGGACCGACTTCGTCGGGCTCGGCCGACGCATCGAGGGCAAGGTCCGCGACTGCTACGTCGAAGCCGGCCGCCGCACGCTGGTTGCGAGCGACCGGATCAGCTGCTTCGACGTGGTCGTCGGCACGATCCCGTTCAAGGGGCAGGTGCTGAACCAGATCGCCGAGTTCTGGTTCGAGAAGACGGCGTCGGTCGCGCCCAACCACGTCCTCTCGGTGCCCGACCCGTGCGTGACCGTCGCCAGGGAGTGTCGCCCGCTGCCGGTCGAGTTCGTCTACCGCGGCTACCTGACCGGCGTGTCGAGCACGTCGATCTGGCGCGCATACGAGGCGGGTGAGCGGCTCTACTGCGGACACCGCCTGCCCGACGGGCTGCGCAAGCACCAGCGGCTGCCCGAGGCCCTGCTGACGCCGACGACGAAGGCCGAGCACGGCGAGCACGACGCGCTCACGTCCCGCGAGGAGCTGATCGCCTCCGGGGTGATCTCGGAGGCTCACTACGACGAGGGCGCGCGGATCGCGGCCACGCTCTTCGCGGCCGGTCAAGCCTGGGCGGCGACGCGCGGGCTGATCCTCGTCGACACCAAGTACGAGCTGGGTCTGGATTCCGACGGCCGGCTCGTGGTGATCGACGAGATCCACACCCCCGACTCGTCGCGCTACTGGTACGCCGACGGCTACACCGAGGCGTTCGATCGCGGCGAGGATCCGAAGTCTCTCGACAAGGAGTACGTGCGCCGCTGGCTCGTCGAAAAGGGGTACCGCGGCGAGGGTCCGCCACCGACGCTGCCCGACGACGTGCGCTGCGAAGCGGCGCGCCGCTACATCGAGACCTTCGAGCGCATCACCGGCCGCGAGTTCGTGCCCTCCACCGACGAGCCACTCGCTCGAATCCGTCGGAATCTCCGCCTCGCGTGA
- the gshB gene encoding glutathione synthase yields the protein MRHLFIVDPVPGLNPDADTSVAFMREASRRGHALATCGVAELSIGPGGGARARWVETRVREGRDWFELGAPGAGELGEFDVVWMRKDPPYDLNYFFVTHILDLVPPTTLVVNAPRGLREVTEKLFILRFPELCPESLVSRSIPELLEFRRKLGGEMVIKPLDGCGGEGVFHLTAEDRNVTAILELGTRHGSTFQIAQAYVPEIRDGDKRIIVVEGEPVGAVLRTPLHWETRANFHVGGTAVKSALTPRDREICARIGPMLREFGIVFAGIDVIGRWLTEVNVTSPTGIQEINRLDGVVLERQVLDAVERRHRALGG from the coding sequence ATGCGGCACCTCTTTATCGTCGATCCGGTGCCCGGTTTGAACCCCGACGCGGACACCAGCGTCGCCTTCATGCGCGAGGCGTCGCGGCGCGGACACGCGCTCGCCACCTGCGGCGTGGCGGAGCTGTCGATCGGACCCGGCGGCGGGGCGCGCGCGCGCTGGGTCGAGACGCGCGTTCGCGAGGGTCGCGACTGGTTCGAGCTCGGCGCTCCCGGCGCGGGCGAGCTCGGCGAGTTCGACGTGGTCTGGATGCGCAAGGACCCGCCGTACGACCTGAACTACTTCTTCGTCACTCACATACTCGACCTCGTCCCGCCGACCACCCTGGTCGTGAACGCGCCGCGAGGGCTGCGCGAGGTGACCGAGAAGCTGTTCATCCTGCGCTTTCCCGAGCTCTGCCCCGAGAGCCTGGTGAGCCGGAGCATTCCCGAGCTGCTCGAGTTCCGGCGCAAGCTCGGCGGCGAGATGGTGATCAAGCCGCTGGACGGCTGCGGTGGCGAGGGTGTCTTCCACCTGACCGCGGAGGACCGCAACGTCACGGCCATCCTCGAGCTCGGCACCCGGCACGGGAGCACGTTCCAGATCGCGCAGGCCTACGTGCCCGAGATCCGCGACGGCGACAAGCGCATCATCGTGGTCGAGGGCGAGCCGGTCGGTGCGGTGCTGCGCACGCCGCTGCACTGGGAGACGCGCGCGAACTTCCATGTCGGCGGAACGGCGGTGAAGTCGGCGCTCACGCCGCGCGACCGCGAGATCTGCGCGCGGATCGGACCGATGCTGCGCGAGTTCGGGATCGTCTTCGCGGGAATCGACGTGATCGGGCGCTGGCTGACCGAGGTCAACGTCACCAGCCCCACGGGAATCCAGGAGATCAACCGCCTCGACGGCGTGGTGCTGGAGCGGCAGGTTCTAGACGCAGTGGAGCGCCGTCATCGCGCTCTCGGGGGATGA
- a CDS encoding PBP1A family penicillin-binding protein, translated as MRRLAKLILALGILAALGVAAGALAFWLLILRDLPEIKSLRDYQPKLITRVLDVDGNEVASFATERRIIIPIEEVPRPVVDAFVAAEDAEFYEHQGLDYPGIARAAFKNLVQGRKAQGASTITQQVAKTFLLSSERSYTRKLKDMVLARRIEKSLSKNDILYLYLNQIYFGAGAYGLEAAAQTYFGKSARELQIHEAAVIAGVVPRPAEWNPHVSPETARRKQLLVLERMAENGFIDAAAAESWAAQPLVYTHATWQERESASAFFVEEVRRYLMTRFGGEQVLTGGLTVHTSLDLDDQIAAWRALRKGLRDHDRRMGYRGPIRNVPKGEWPAVLAEIAASNAAIAPAEDALVQGLVIEVDDDAQKLTLALGPDERASLGIADVDWAGPLNPARDGVVARVSRVGQALHAGDLVYLERVEPEGEAAQFALYQRPLAEGSLIAVDLEKAQLKAIVGGYSFAQSEFNRALQSRRQPGSAFKPIVYAAALARGYTPATIVQDTAIVYEDYSRGFAWKPENYSEDFLGPITMRTALAKSRNAATIRILSDIGLAPVRDMTRALGIASKMEMNLGLALGNSEVTLAELVRAYTAFASGGKLIDPVFILEVRDRSGRVIAQNVPLLANLDGAEAPGVGQGPDDAAGAEESGDSLERIMEKIRSETEAKQGEELPSDYQLDPVSAYLMTEMLRAVVQEGTGVRVKALGRPIAGKTGTTNNLHDAWFIGYSPEIATGVWVGYDSAHSLGTNETGGRTSAPIFIDYMRHALRDRPVQDFPVPEGVVFARVDRASGLLARPDSADTLFLPFREGTAPLELSPEAGAPGGALRPLRVD; from the coding sequence TTGAGACGCCTCGCAAAGCTGATCCTGGCACTCGGCATCCTCGCCGCGCTCGGAGTCGCCGCGGGAGCCCTGGCATTCTGGCTCTTGATCCTGCGCGATCTGCCCGAGATCAAGAGCCTGCGCGACTACCAGCCGAAGCTGATCACGCGCGTGCTCGACGTGGACGGCAACGAGGTCGCGAGCTTCGCCACCGAGCGGCGCATCATCATCCCGATCGAAGAGGTGCCGCGCCCCGTCGTCGACGCGTTCGTCGCCGCGGAAGACGCGGAGTTCTACGAGCACCAGGGTCTGGACTACCCCGGCATCGCCCGCGCCGCGTTCAAGAACCTGGTGCAGGGCCGCAAGGCACAGGGCGCGAGCACGATCACGCAGCAGGTCGCGAAGACCTTCCTGCTCAGCTCCGAGCGCAGCTACACGCGAAAGCTCAAGGACATGGTGCTCGCGCGCCGGATCGAGAAGTCGCTCTCGAAGAACGACATCCTGTACCTGTACCTGAACCAGATCTACTTCGGCGCGGGCGCCTACGGCCTCGAGGCCGCGGCGCAGACGTACTTCGGGAAGTCGGCGCGCGAGCTGCAGATCCACGAGGCGGCGGTGATCGCGGGGGTCGTGCCGCGCCCGGCCGAGTGGAATCCGCACGTCTCGCCCGAGACCGCCCGGCGCAAGCAGCTGCTCGTGCTGGAGCGGATGGCGGAGAACGGCTTCATAGACGCAGCCGCCGCCGAATCCTGGGCGGCGCAGCCGCTGGTCTACACGCACGCGACCTGGCAGGAGCGCGAGTCGGCGAGCGCCTTCTTCGTCGAGGAGGTGCGCCGCTACCTGATGACCCGGTTCGGCGGCGAGCAGGTGCTGACCGGCGGACTGACGGTGCACACGAGCCTCGACCTCGACGATCAGATCGCCGCCTGGCGCGCGCTGCGGAAGGGCCTCCGCGACCACGACCGCCGGATGGGCTACCGCGGGCCGATCCGGAACGTGCCGAAGGGCGAATGGCCCGCGGTTCTCGCCGAGATCGCCGCGAGCAACGCCGCGATCGCGCCCGCCGAGGACGCGCTGGTCCAAGGACTCGTGATCGAGGTCGACGACGACGCGCAGAAGCTCACGCTCGCGCTCGGACCCGACGAGCGCGCTTCACTCGGAATCGCCGACGTCGATTGGGCGGGGCCGCTGAACCCGGCGCGCGACGGGGTGGTCGCGCGCGTCTCGCGCGTGGGACAGGCGCTCCACGCGGGCGACCTGGTCTACCTGGAGCGCGTCGAGCCCGAAGGCGAGGCGGCACAGTTTGCGCTCTACCAGCGACCGCTGGCCGAGGGCTCGCTGATCGCGGTCGATCTCGAGAAGGCCCAGCTCAAGGCGATCGTGGGCGGCTACAGCTTCGCGCAGAGCGAGTTCAACCGAGCGCTGCAGTCGCGCCGCCAGCCCGGGTCGGCGTTCAAGCCGATCGTCTACGCGGCCGCGCTCGCGCGCGGCTACACGCCCGCGACGATCGTGCAGGACACCGCGATCGTCTACGAGGACTACTCGCGCGGCTTCGCCTGGAAGCCCGAGAACTACTCCGAGGATTTTCTCGGGCCGATCACGATGCGCACCGCGCTGGCAAAGTCGCGCAACGCCGCGACGATCCGGATCCTCTCGGACATCGGGCTGGCCCCGGTTCGCGACATGACGCGCGCGCTGGGCATCGCCTCGAAGATGGAGATGAACCTGGGGCTCGCGCTCGGCAACAGCGAGGTGACGCTCGCCGAGCTGGTTCGCGCGTACACGGCCTTCGCTTCGGGCGGGAAGCTGATCGACCCGGTGTTCATCCTCGAGGTGCGCGACCGCAGCGGGCGAGTGATCGCGCAGAACGTGCCGCTCCTGGCCAACCTCGACGGCGCCGAGGCGCCTGGCGTCGGCCAGGGGCCCGACGACGCGGCCGGCGCGGAGGAGAGCGGCGACTCGCTCGAGCGAATCATGGAGAAGATCCGCAGCGAGACCGAGGCGAAGCAGGGCGAGGAGCTTCCCTCCGACTACCAGCTCGATCCGGTGAGCGCCTACCTGATGACCGAGATGCTTCGCGCGGTCGTGCAGGAGGGCACGGGCGTGCGCGTGAAGGCGCTCGGCCGGCCGATCGCGGGCAAGACCGGCACGACGAACAACCTCCACGACGCCTGGTTCATCGGCTACTCGCCGGAGATCGCGACCGGAGTCTGGGTCGGCTACGACAGCGCGCACAGCCTGGGCACGAACGAGACCGGCGGGCGCACGTCGGCGCCGATCTTCATCGACTACATGCGCCACGCGCTTCGCGACCGGCCGGTCCAGGACTTCCCGGTGCCCGAGGGAGTGGTCTTCGCGCGCGTCGATCGCGCGTCCGGCCTGCTCGCGCGGCCCGACAGCGCGGACACGCTCTTCCTGCCGTTCCGCGAGGGAACGGCGCCGCTCGAGCTGAGCCCCGAGGCCGGCGCGCCGGGCGGCGCCCTGCGTCCGCTGCGAGTCGACTAG
- a CDS encoding NAD(P)/FAD-dependent oxidoreductase, which yields MTRRVLIVGGGHNGLVCAAYLSRAGLAVTLLERRELLGGACVTETLWPGYRVSRAAYVLSLFRPAISRELELERHGLRLLPRTPASVTPLADGRALVLGAGTARDVEQIARFSRRDAERWPEFERRLERVAAAVEPLLDHAPPAFARLGPANLARWARLGRAALRLGGCIPEALALLLGPARAVLEEYFESEPLRATLATDAIIGAFAAPSMPGTGYVLFHHVMGTLGGRRGTWAYVAGGMGALSEALASAARAAGAELRTNAEVVAIRSRAGRASGVALASGETLDADLVVSGMDLPRTAALMDDAALARAFPRSDSRSPVVKLNLALGALPRFGAREGEATPLSGTIHIGPIDLDGIERAYGDAASGRVSELPVVELTLPSTLDPSLAPAGKHVASIFAQYAPVLPPGDARWPGLRDAMRDRVLAAVESLAPGFTASIEQLEVLAAPDLERIFGLSGGNIFHGAMTPDRLLFMRPSAALLPYRSPLEGLWLCGSATHPGGGVMGAPGRNAAREILRSLGRT from the coding sequence ATGACACGTCGGGTGCTGATCGTCGGCGGCGGACACAACGGGCTGGTCTGCGCCGCGTATCTCTCGCGCGCGGGTCTTGCGGTCACTCTCCTCGAGCGGCGCGAGCTGCTCGGCGGTGCGTGCGTGACCGAGACGCTCTGGCCAGGCTACCGAGTGTCTCGCGCGGCCTACGTGCTGTCGCTGTTCCGACCCGCGATCTCGCGCGAGCTCGAGCTCGAGCGGCACGGGCTGCGGCTGCTGCCGCGAACGCCCGCATCGGTCACGCCGCTTGCCGACGGTCGAGCGCTGGTGCTCGGCGCGGGCACCGCGCGCGACGTCGAGCAGATCGCGCGATTCTCGCGCCGAGACGCCGAGCGCTGGCCCGAATTCGAGCGCCGGCTCGAGCGCGTCGCGGCCGCGGTCGAGCCGCTTCTCGACCATGCTCCGCCTGCGTTCGCGCGCCTCGGTCCCGCGAACCTCGCGCGCTGGGCGCGGCTCGGCCGGGCCGCGCTCCGGCTCGGCGGCTGCATTCCCGAAGCGCTCGCGCTCCTGCTCGGTCCGGCGCGCGCGGTCCTCGAGGAGTACTTCGAGAGCGAGCCGCTTCGCGCGACGCTCGCGACCGACGCGATCATCGGCGCGTTCGCCGCGCCCTCGATGCCAGGCACTGGCTACGTGCTCTTCCACCACGTGATGGGGACACTCGGCGGAAGGCGCGGCACCTGGGCCTACGTCGCGGGCGGAATGGGCGCGCTCTCCGAGGCGCTCGCGAGCGCCGCGCGCGCGGCGGGAGCAGAGCTGCGCACGAACGCGGAGGTGGTCGCGATCCGCTCTCGCGCGGGTCGAGCGAGCGGCGTCGCACTCGCGAGCGGCGAGACGCTCGACGCCGATCTCGTCGTCTCGGGGATGGACCTGCCGCGCACCGCGGCGCTGATGGACGACGCGGCGCTCGCGCGCGCGTTCCCCCGCTCGGACTCGCGCAGCCCGGTCGTGAAGCTGAACCTCGCGCTCGGCGCGCTGCCGCGGTTCGGCGCGCGGGAGGGCGAGGCGACGCCGCTCTCCGGCACGATCCACATCGGTCCGATCGACCTGGACGGGATCGAGCGCGCGTATGGCGACGCCGCGTCCGGCCGCGTCTCGGAGCTCCCCGTGGTGGAGCTGACGTTGCCGTCGACGCTCGACCCGTCGCTCGCGCCGGCGGGAAAGCACGTGGCGTCGATCTTCGCGCAGTACGCGCCGGTGCTGCCGCCCGGCGATGCGCGCTGGCCGGGCCTGCGCGACGCGATGCGCGATCGCGTGCTCGCAGCGGTGGAGAGCCTGGCGCCCGGGTTCACGGCCTCGATCGAGCAGCTCGAGGTGCTCGCGGCTCCCGACCTCGAGCGCATCTTCGGGCTCAGCGGCGGGAACATCTTCCACGGCGCGATGACGCCCGATCGCCTGCTGTTCATGCGGCCGAGCGCGGCGCTCCTGCCCTACCGCTCGCCGCTCGAGGGTCTCTGGCTCTGCGGATCCGCGACACATCCCGGTGGCGGCGTGATGGGAGCGCCGGGACGCAATGCCGCGCGCGAGATCCTGCGCTCGCTCGGCCGCACTTAG